Proteins from one bacterium genomic window:
- a CDS encoding chromosome segregation protein SMC, protein MAWELREIRLSGFKSFSRRTRVAMSSGMTAIVGSNGCGKTNIADAVRYALGEMRPHQLRVENLEDIIFAGTAEAPPLAVAEVHVVFDETVSGDSLTLTRRLVRGGDAEYRIDGQQARLKDVIRKLEQIGIASHRGVVVELRQMDELLVDGSKLPRLMVEEGCGIAPFLEKRNQAQSKLDASLRLLEQLEPRIQQIELELERLAQQAQRAKRWKNARTALDAARNNERWGIVRRLRAEITAVSESLAKLRENNVAELELTQIETDSIEAEREAIAVQTEWDALTEQLFSIASEREQVSARLQETELIRVKQETLLGSMMSEITRIESELAELAIEPQSDIPERFQAANAEWDELQSSVTAAEAALTDLQTRRDEYARTLAIFEMKHSSSETRLREGREAAERMRRQMQELQPLPVPDAAIGREWERVIAEANLEENKYRNLLSQQQEVVRHHDTQLQTMRQDLANLRADANRLVRELQWVDRMLTDRPDLTKTLRDFLATHSQELRLLRDEGAEYSPLLHRIAGVDRIAVPVAILPQMVRDALQKNIDAEWTIDSVVEVVELERLLQESPPVGIEWLSTEGVSRNASGVLRTSAREAKANLPVGLPRQRKLLDSQLTGIKESEQRVAEELSAAEYQAKIAIGNLQLTRDQISKLNISRAELERNLLQFKASVSETESRNALRQSEYDRLQTALDALLRDLESAETEHAQLLPPNLPDVTPALQEATERMQQLTQERERVREIVRSLKLESETFQAKLEQRRARIVFLTNRTDELSQRSDELTTSLKSIDENLLALRKDIAGKVSYEKSLQAQRGSFAERRTMAQNRLSELRIRENEMRTQVEGWRTDLALLAEKSQRLSEHLLEQEHLAAETGPEPKETVRVGAEEVQRLEQRLRSLEPVNHLAEEEFDRLKGEVDYLRSERQQIIAAADVHRNSVEEAVHFAIERLTVSRVKIEHTFAEVIARLFPGGEASLEWGEGDILTDAPLQLRVSPRGKRIRSLRILSGGERALVALAFLVAVLSHTRPLPFIVLDEVDAPLDEENTNRFLHWIQELTSTTQVILLTHNRQSIASAHSWVGVTMPEPGISQVVKVIPSQ, encoded by the coding sequence TATCGGATTGATGGACAACAAGCTCGCCTGAAAGACGTAATCAGAAAACTTGAACAAATCGGTATCGCATCCCATCGCGGAGTTGTTGTCGAGCTGCGTCAAATGGATGAGTTATTAGTCGATGGCAGTAAGCTACCACGTTTGATGGTGGAGGAAGGGTGTGGAATCGCTCCCTTTCTCGAGAAACGCAATCAAGCTCAAAGTAAACTCGACGCTTCACTTCGGTTACTGGAGCAATTGGAACCACGAATCCAACAAATCGAATTGGAACTGGAGCGGTTAGCCCAACAAGCCCAGCGTGCGAAACGTTGGAAGAATGCACGTACCGCTCTTGATGCTGCCCGTAACAATGAGCGATGGGGTATTGTCCGTCGGCTCCGTGCCGAAATCACGGCTGTTTCCGAATCCCTTGCGAAACTGCGCGAGAACAATGTAGCCGAGTTGGAACTCACTCAAATCGAAACCGATTCCATCGAAGCTGAGCGTGAAGCGATTGCCGTTCAAACCGAATGGGATGCCTTAACCGAACAACTATTCTCGATTGCTTCCGAGCGTGAGCAGGTGTCTGCCCGCTTACAGGAAACTGAACTGATCCGGGTGAAACAAGAGACTTTACTTGGTTCGATGATGAGCGAGATTACTCGGATTGAATCCGAGTTAGCTGAGTTGGCTATCGAACCGCAATCGGACATTCCCGAACGATTTCAAGCTGCGAATGCCGAATGGGATGAGTTACAAAGCAGTGTGACTGCCGCAGAAGCAGCTCTAACAGATTTACAAACTCGCCGCGACGAATATGCCCGCACCCTCGCCATTTTTGAGATGAAACACTCATCAAGTGAAACGCGATTACGGGAAGGACGTGAAGCAGCCGAGCGGATGCGTCGGCAAATGCAGGAATTGCAACCCCTCCCGGTACCCGACGCTGCAATTGGCAGAGAGTGGGAACGGGTAATCGCTGAAGCAAATCTCGAAGAAAACAAGTACCGCAACCTCCTATCACAACAGCAGGAAGTTGTTCGTCACCACGACACACAATTGCAAACCATGCGGCAGGACTTGGCGAATTTACGCGCCGACGCTAACCGGCTCGTACGCGAGTTGCAATGGGTAGATCGGATGTTAACTGATCGTCCCGACCTCACCAAAACGCTGCGCGATTTTCTCGCCACCCATTCGCAGGAACTAAGACTCTTACGCGACGAAGGGGCCGAGTATTCGCCGTTGCTTCACCGGATCGCCGGCGTCGACCGGATTGCAGTACCGGTAGCGATTTTACCGCAAATGGTACGCGACGCATTACAAAAAAACATCGATGCCGAGTGGACGATCGATTCGGTGGTTGAGGTTGTAGAATTAGAGCGATTGTTGCAGGAGTCGCCACCTGTCGGTATCGAGTGGTTATCGACCGAAGGGGTGAGTCGCAATGCTTCTGGAGTACTGCGCACCTCCGCTCGCGAAGCGAAAGCGAATCTGCCGGTGGGTCTCCCACGTCAACGCAAACTGCTGGATTCGCAACTCACTGGGATAAAAGAGTCAGAGCAACGAGTTGCCGAAGAACTTTCCGCCGCCGAGTATCAAGCGAAAATCGCCATCGGTAACTTACAACTCACCCGCGATCAAATCTCGAAGCTCAATATCTCACGAGCCGAACTCGAACGAAATCTGCTCCAATTCAAAGCGTCGGTATCAGAGACTGAGAGTCGGAATGCTTTGCGGCAATCCGAGTATGATCGTCTCCAAACAGCGTTGGATGCATTACTTAGAGACTTAGAAAGTGCTGAAACCGAACACGCGCAACTTCTGCCGCCGAATTTACCAGATGTCACTCCAGCATTGCAGGAAGCTACCGAGCGGATGCAGCAGTTAACCCAAGAGCGTGAGCGGGTACGGGAAATCGTCCGAAGTCTTAAACTGGAATCGGAAACCTTTCAAGCGAAACTGGAGCAACGCAGAGCCCGAATCGTTTTTTTGACCAATCGAACCGATGAACTTTCGCAGCGTTCCGATGAACTTACGACTTCATTAAAATCGATTGATGAGAATCTGCTCGCGTTACGAAAAGATATAGCGGGGAAAGTGTCATACGAAAAATCACTGCAGGCGCAACGTGGTTCTTTTGCCGAACGCCGCACAATGGCTCAGAATCGTTTAAGTGAACTACGCATTCGTGAAAATGAAATGCGAACCCAAGTTGAAGGATGGCGCACTGATCTTGCTTTACTCGCAGAGAAAAGCCAGCGGCTATCCGAACATCTGCTCGAACAGGAACACTTGGCAGCCGAAACTGGCCCTGAACCGAAGGAAACTGTCCGGGTCGGTGCCGAAGAAGTGCAACGATTAGAGCAACGATTGCGCTCCTTGGAACCGGTGAACCATTTAGCCGAGGAAGAATTCGACCGGCTGAAAGGGGAAGTCGACTACCTCCGTTCCGAACGTCAGCAAATCATCGCCGCCGCGGATGTTCATCGCAATTCAGTCGAAGAAGCAGTGCACTTTGCAATCGAGCGATTGACAGTTTCCCGGGTGAAGATTGAGCATACTTTCGCTGAAGTTATCGCGAGGCTTTTCCCCGGTGGGGAAGCAAGTTTGGAATGGGGAGAGGGGGATATCCTTACCGACGCGCCGCTTCAGTTGCGCGTTTCGCCCCGCGGGAAACGCATTCGATCCTTACGCATTCTCTCCGGTGGCGAACGGGCATTAGTCGCATTAGCATTCTTGGTAGCAGTTCTAAGTCATACCAGACCGCTCCCCTTTATTGTATTGGATGAAGTAGATGCTCCCCTCGACGAGGAGAATACGAATCGTTTCCTCCATTGGATACAGGAGTTGACAAGTACAACGCAAGTGATTCTACTTACACACAATCGACAGTCGATTGCCAGTGCTCATAGTTGGGTCGGTGTAACAATGCCGGAGCCCGGTATCTCTCAAGTAGTAAAGGTTATTCCCTCGCAGTAA